The Leptospira koniambonensis genome window below encodes:
- a CDS encoding PAS domain S-box protein, with protein MNHPWLLPTIIAATPSAFFLIFIYLYLYKKEGQKALLAWSICWVFHLLGYLGNILLVGGADSYRYFPAFSIDFIRALFQFLGCFYFLNKSFSRPFQILFGSAGLWALYLDIEKTRDPYMIWPIYILIGGSQIYTGIIFLRTKNLIPSLGKIIAGWIFIIWGIHVLNYPFVRFHPEFGFIGFFLAGLFRFSSAIVILLVFFEETKAALSKTEENYKKIVDTTLEGIWLIDKEAKTRFVNSTMAEFLGMSERELIGKSLFDFIAVDNIDLVNKRLEERKQGQAEVHDFFFKRPDGESVWLLMSTNPIFDPQGNYEGALAMCTDITYYKKTETALKESERQLSTLIRNLPGIAYRCAYDPEWTMEFISEGCFELTGYSPSDFVSNRTIAFGEIIHPEDAERVFNEVTSAVSKNIPYRLLYRIHRRSGEMRWALEQGSAVKSENGELIALEGFITDFTQIKIAEEIMANSLQEKDLLLKEVHHRVKNYLQVLSSLLSIQLEQVDASNPTQVLTESQNRILSMAYVHESLYGKHRISDEFFPEFVSRLVDSLLKSFGHRKEEIQIFLNCESLPIKQNSAIPIGLILNELVTNVLKHAFSIKKHSEEKIIKISFYKDGNWIHLDVTDNGKGKSSDPKSEDSMGLELVDLLTKQLKGSVLDLSSEQGTVTRIRFPASY; from the coding sequence GTGAATCATCCTTGGTTATTACCCACCATCATCGCGGCTACGCCTTCGGCCTTCTTTCTAATCTTTATTTACCTGTATTTGTATAAGAAAGAAGGACAGAAGGCTCTGCTTGCCTGGTCCATCTGCTGGGTATTCCATCTTTTAGGTTATCTAGGAAATATTCTGTTAGTAGGAGGAGCTGACTCTTACAGATATTTTCCTGCTTTCTCCATTGATTTCATTAGGGCACTTTTCCAATTCTTAGGATGTTTTTATTTTTTAAATAAATCATTCTCCAGACCATTTCAGATTTTATTTGGGTCGGCTGGACTTTGGGCATTGTATTTAGATATAGAAAAGACAAGAGATCCGTATATGATCTGGCCTATCTATATTTTAATAGGTGGATCTCAAATTTATACAGGGATCATTTTTCTTAGAACTAAAAACCTGATCCCAAGCTTAGGAAAAATTATCGCAGGTTGGATCTTTATAATTTGGGGAATCCATGTACTCAATTATCCTTTTGTACGATTCCATCCTGAATTTGGTTTTATTGGTTTTTTTCTCGCGGGTTTATTTAGATTCTCTTCTGCAATAGTAATACTACTCGTATTCTTTGAAGAAACAAAAGCGGCACTCTCCAAAACGGAAGAAAATTACAAAAAGATAGTAGATACTACCTTAGAAGGGATATGGCTCATCGACAAAGAAGCTAAAACTAGATTCGTAAATTCTACAATGGCTGAATTTTTAGGAATGAGCGAAAGAGAACTGATAGGTAAAAGTTTATTCGATTTTATAGCAGTAGATAATATCGATCTAGTAAACAAAAGATTGGAAGAAAGAAAACAAGGGCAAGCAGAAGTCCACGATTTCTTTTTTAAACGTCCAGACGGTGAATCTGTCTGGCTTTTAATGTCTACGAATCCGATCTTCGATCCCCAAGGTAATTATGAGGGCGCACTTGCGATGTGCACTGATATTACTTATTATAAAAAAACGGAAACCGCTTTAAAAGAAAGTGAAAGGCAACTTTCCACTTTGATCCGTAACCTTCCGGGTATCGCCTATCGTTGTGCGTACGATCCTGAATGGACAATGGAATTTATCAGCGAAGGTTGTTTCGAGCTTACTGGTTATTCTCCTTCTGATTTCGTTTCTAATCGTACAATCGCTTTCGGGGAGATCATTCATCCGGAAGATGCAGAAAGAGTCTTTAATGAAGTTACTTCTGCAGTTAGTAAAAATATTCCATATCGACTACTCTATCGTATCCATCGGAGAAGCGGAGAAATGCGCTGGGCATTAGAACAAGGTTCCGCAGTAAAAAGTGAGAACGGAGAATTGATTGCCTTAGAAGGTTTTATCACCGATTTCACTCAAATAAAAATTGCAGAAGAAATTATGGCGAATTCTCTCCAAGAAAAGGATCTCTTACTTAAAGAAGTTCATCATAGAGTTAAAAATTATCTGCAGGTATTGTCTAGTCTACTTTCCATCCAATTGGAACAGGTAGACGCAAGTAATCCAACCCAGGTTCTGACAGAATCCCAAAATAGGATCCTATCAATGGCCTATGTTCATGAATCCTTATATGGAAAACATAGGATCAGTGACGAGTTTTTTCCAGAGTTTGTAAGCAGGCTCGTGGATAGCCTTCTTAAATCATTTGGACATAGAAAAGAAGAGATCCAGATTTTCTTGAATTGTGAATCTCTTCCGATCAAACAGAATTCTGCAATCCCTATCGGTTTGATCCTGAATGAGTTAGTCACTAATGTTCTGAAACATGCATTCTCTATTAAAAAACATTCAGAGGAGAAGATCATCAAGATCTCTTTTTACAAGGATGGAAATTGGATCCATTTGGATGTGACTGATAACGGAAAAGGCAAATCTTCTGATCCTAAATCAGAAGATTCAATGGGTCTGGAACTTGTAGATCTTTTGACTAAGCAGTTAAAAGGTTCTGTGTTGGATCTTTCTTCCGAGCAAGGGACAGTTACTAGGATACGATTCCCAGCTTCTTATTAG
- a CDS encoding glycosyltransferase family 2 protein, whose translation MPAKPPLLSLVIPVYNEEKTIPELVKRLRGLLTILKEKHRFGKEDTEILFVNDGSRDGTFDVLKKFCESEPGFFLLNLSRNYGHQLAITAGIDTARGETVAVMDGDLQDPPEFVADLYAKMSEGYDVVYARRKKREGESFFKLITAHVFYRILKKLTRFEIPIDTGDFRIMSRRVTNVLVSMKEQHRYIRGLIAWIGFRQTGLEYDRDERFDGETKFSVSKMLKFALDGITSFSSAPLKFSSYLGFTSAFFGALYTIYILYLKLFTDNTIQGWTSVMIVALVLGGIQLIALGMIGEYLSRVHDQSKNRPLYVIEKIYSSRPKTKK comes from the coding sequence ATGCCCGCAAAGCCCCCTCTTTTATCCCTAGTCATTCCCGTTTATAACGAGGAAAAAACCATCCCCGAACTTGTGAAAAGACTTCGGGGTCTTCTTACTATCTTGAAAGAAAAACATCGCTTCGGAAAAGAAGATACAGAAATTCTTTTTGTAAACGATGGCTCGAGAGATGGAACCTTCGATGTATTAAAAAAATTCTGCGAATCAGAGCCAGGTTTTTTTCTTCTGAACTTATCCAGAAATTACGGACACCAATTGGCGATCACTGCAGGAATCGATACTGCGAGAGGCGAAACAGTTGCAGTCATGGATGGAGATCTTCAAGACCCTCCAGAATTTGTTGCAGACCTTTACGCAAAAATGTCAGAAGGTTATGATGTAGTCTATGCCAGAAGAAAGAAAAGAGAAGGTGAATCTTTTTTCAAACTGATCACCGCTCACGTATTCTATAGGATACTAAAAAAACTGACCAGATTCGAGATCCCAATTGATACGGGAGATTTCAGGATCATGAGCAGAAGGGTGACTAATGTTCTAGTCTCCATGAAAGAGCAACATCGTTATATCCGTGGATTGATCGCTTGGATCGGTTTCAGACAAACTGGTTTGGAATATGATAGAGACGAACGTTTTGACGGAGAGACCAAATTTTCTGTCAGCAAGATGCTCAAGTTTGCTTTGGATGGAATTACCTCCTTCTCCTCTGCGCCGCTTAAATTTTCCTCTTATTTAGGATTTACTTCTGCGTTTTTTGGAGCATTGTACACTATCTATATTCTATACTTAAAACTTTTTACTGATAATACAATCCAAGGCTGGACCTCGGTCATGATCGTAGCATTGGTATTAGGTGGAATACAACTCATTGCGTTAGGTATGATAGGCGAGTACCTAAGCAGAGTTCATGATCAATCCAAGAATCGTCCTCTGTATGTGATCGAAAAGATCTACTCTTCGAGACCAAAAACTAAAAAATGA
- a CDS encoding STAS domain-containing protein has translation MKIKVTTKNDVHIVKIEGPIKAGNEFELGQKIEEYISKGDVPKFIIDLKKVPFINSAGLGMFLNIYKHIDGLKGRMVFTNLNNDIENLMEITKLASIFEIYKTLEEAIESFEY, from the coding sequence ATGAAAATCAAAGTCACCACTAAAAACGACGTTCACATCGTCAAGATCGAAGGCCCGATCAAAGCAGGCAATGAATTCGAACTTGGTCAAAAAATCGAGGAGTATATCTCGAAAGGTGACGTCCCTAAGTTTATCATCGACCTGAAAAAAGTTCCTTTCATCAACTCAGCCGGTTTGGGGATGTTTCTTAATATCTACAAACATATCGACGGTCTGAAAGGTCGCATGGTATTCACCAATTTGAATAATGATATCGAAAATCTAATGGAGATTACAAAGTTAGCCAGCATTTTCGAGATCTACAAAACGCTGGAAGAGGCTATCGAATCCTTCGAGTACTAA
- a CDS encoding LIC_11026 family protein, with protein sequence MASELLQYLKKKKLRLGIIAGIFLFYHLLFNSITGQILVDKFSSSVFAGKFEANVRSFSPFYGIRFTDVKLYPTTDWGQKPVVTAKELGISYNLPLIIFGRLKISKISIHGLELDLLQRGNLWNISSAFPPGKKEDIPVEKTEPLTEIRTYIPVSAFLELDLKDINVHVNSENGSKSYSAGLEGLELGFLLDTNRFTRIPFDLKVLDLIDEFQVKLNPENQIKLRFQDSSGGLDHPFRCTLVWERAEGSKSGFHSKLDLGSEKIPIRIANRVSAPFGFSLKYDIDVSPEKKELLLRNLEWKVGEDTWLEGSGKISDFAADSGNINLAIQKSRIRLAPLSDFLHSLGFDSFSMSGEASLAPILAEGGWNNLRVLGEVRGNSLDFRIGKKRHSIPVFNLDWDVRIDPQSEKDPGPKIPLPWMRSFSFKNLKVIYNEILLEGNLNYSQAEGPNLNLKVDNFGLGDYLTGYSGKFSAELSAFGKDFSELDSALKLRARGFRFPLGRGNSGNINLEGGLKAIFHFPKKAWGLEEILVSNLNLQAFSPEGNSAVKLNSGGRIGLGEPFVLDLKKAGLDLDLEYLVPLLPLSLRETLIPVRNQVGKKIGLDGDFYYSLGNHGQNIQGSLGVDLPGMNLRDGKLSLDLKMIGSPSSKIKIDKLELTAFSKKLYLGVGGELTKASKNGPPPSMGEFIPGLKGELKLLSPKESGLIKGLFFQGEAGIKFNWYGSLVQGNLISKNSNVLVQGGVCPGYDCKLYRIDGWNADVPFAHDLSVKETKNLIEGNKRKFVMNYGRTPAPNFTIRQIIGNHPSLKGTPFEYSRPKADSPGLSANLEYSENYLRMDYLKVYTLDGEIWGKDMIVNVGSGDPEKMEYSVSLRVKDIDLKQLLPAKTQAKIDDGKVKADLNFWGRNLGDPVPNLNLFFSIYQIGNDFGKSAINIFAPSNILTDFIYGSYAVDKIELELSKGLVYAVILFKRSILGTIIQLENNQVSQQRMPLANFLKRAQNEIETFNQ encoded by the coding sequence GTGGCTTCCGAGTTATTACAGTATTTGAAAAAGAAAAAGCTCCGCCTTGGGATCATTGCGGGGATTTTTCTCTTCTATCATCTCCTTTTCAACTCAATCACAGGACAGATCTTAGTCGATAAATTTAGCTCTTCCGTTTTCGCGGGAAAGTTCGAGGCGAATGTCAGAAGTTTTTCTCCATTCTATGGGATCAGATTCACTGACGTAAAATTATATCCCACAACCGACTGGGGTCAGAAGCCTGTAGTGACCGCTAAAGAACTGGGGATCTCCTACAATCTTCCTCTCATCATCTTCGGAAGATTGAAAATTTCCAAAATTTCCATCCATGGATTAGAGTTGGACCTCCTACAAAGAGGAAACCTTTGGAATATCTCTTCTGCTTTTCCTCCTGGCAAAAAAGAAGATATCCCTGTTGAAAAAACGGAACCTCTTACTGAGATCCGTACCTACATTCCAGTAAGCGCTTTCTTAGAACTGGACCTAAAAGACATTAATGTACATGTGAATTCTGAAAATGGATCCAAGTCTTACTCAGCAGGGCTTGAGGGATTAGAACTCGGATTTCTTTTAGATACGAATCGATTCACTCGGATCCCATTCGATCTGAAAGTTTTAGATTTGATCGACGAATTCCAAGTGAAGTTGAATCCAGAAAATCAGATCAAACTTAGATTCCAAGATTCTTCTGGGGGACTCGACCATCCATTTAGATGTACATTGGTTTGGGAAAGGGCAGAAGGTTCCAAGTCTGGTTTTCATTCCAAGCTTGACCTTGGTTCAGAAAAAATTCCTATACGAATTGCAAACAGAGTCAGCGCGCCTTTTGGTTTTTCACTAAAATATGATATAGATGTTTCTCCAGAGAAAAAGGAACTCCTGCTTAGAAATTTAGAATGGAAAGTGGGAGAAGATACCTGGCTAGAAGGAAGTGGAAAAATTTCAGACTTCGCGGCAGATTCTGGAAATATAAATCTGGCCATCCAAAAATCCAGGATACGACTCGCACCTTTATCAGATTTTTTGCATAGCCTTGGATTCGACTCCTTCTCAATGAGTGGAGAAGCAAGCCTTGCTCCAATTTTAGCGGAGGGTGGTTGGAACAATTTAAGGGTTCTCGGAGAAGTTCGCGGAAACTCACTGGATTTCAGAATAGGGAAGAAGAGACATTCAATTCCAGTATTCAATTTGGATTGGGATGTGCGAATCGATCCACAAAGTGAAAAAGATCCAGGACCAAAAATCCCTCTGCCATGGATGAGATCTTTTTCATTCAAAAATCTAAAAGTAATCTATAACGAAATTCTGTTAGAAGGGAATCTAAATTATTCTCAGGCAGAAGGACCCAATCTAAATCTAAAAGTGGATAATTTTGGACTTGGAGATTATCTAACAGGATATTCTGGAAAGTTCTCTGCAGAACTTTCTGCTTTTGGAAAAGATTTTTCAGAATTAGATTCTGCCTTAAAATTAAGAGCCAGAGGTTTTAGATTTCCATTAGGCAGAGGAAACTCAGGAAATATAAATCTGGAAGGTGGCTTAAAAGCTATATTCCATTTTCCTAAAAAAGCCTGGGGCCTTGAGGAAATATTAGTATCCAATCTGAATTTACAAGCCTTCTCCCCTGAAGGAAATTCCGCGGTAAAATTGAATTCAGGCGGAAGGATAGGACTTGGAGAACCATTCGTATTAGATCTAAAAAAAGCGGGATTGGATCTGGACTTAGAATATCTTGTCCCTCTTCTTCCTTTATCACTTCGAGAAACATTGATCCCTGTCCGAAACCAAGTAGGTAAAAAGATAGGACTGGATGGGGACTTTTACTATTCACTTGGCAATCATGGGCAAAATATCCAAGGAAGTCTTGGAGTTGATCTTCCTGGAATGAACTTGAGAGATGGGAAACTTTCCTTAGATCTGAAAATGATCGGAAGCCCAAGCTCTAAGATCAAAATTGATAAACTTGAATTAACTGCATTCTCTAAAAAACTATATTTAGGAGTAGGCGGAGAATTAACCAAGGCATCAAAGAATGGGCCTCCTCCTTCAATGGGAGAATTTATCCCAGGCTTAAAAGGAGAATTAAAACTTTTATCTCCTAAAGAAAGCGGATTGATCAAAGGTTTATTTTTTCAAGGAGAAGCTGGGATCAAATTTAACTGGTATGGAAGTCTTGTTCAAGGAAATTTAATATCTAAAAATTCTAATGTACTTGTGCAGGGTGGTGTTTGCCCTGGATACGATTGCAAATTGTATAGAATAGATGGATGGAATGCTGATGTTCCATTTGCGCATGACCTTTCCGTCAAAGAGACCAAAAATCTGATCGAAGGAAACAAAAGAAAATTCGTGATGAATTACGGCAGAACACCTGCTCCTAATTTTACGATCCGACAGATTATTGGGAACCATCCTTCTTTAAAAGGAACACCTTTCGAATACAGCAGGCCTAAGGCGGATTCTCCTGGGCTTTCTGCCAACCTGGAATACTCAGAAAATTATTTACGAATGGATTATCTCAAAGTATATACTCTGGACGGGGAGATTTGGGGTAAGGATATGATCGTTAACGTTGGCTCGGGAGATCCTGAAAAAATGGAATATTCAGTTTCTTTGAGAGTTAAGGATATAGATCTAAAACAATTGCTTCCTGCTAAAACTCAGGCCAAGATAGACGATGGAAAAGTAAAAGCAGACTTGAATTTTTGGGGAAGAAATCTGGGAGACCCAGTCCCGAATTTAAATTTGTTTTTTAGCATCTATCAGATCGGGAATGATTTTGGAAAAAGTGCGATCAATATTTTTGCTCCTTCTAATATACTCACTGATTTTATTTACGGAAGTTATGCAGTGGATAAGATAGAATTGGAATTGTCCAAAGGTTTAGTATACGCAGTGATCCTATTCAAACGTTCTATTTTAGGAACTATTATCCAGCTGGAAAATAACCAGGTATCCCAACAGAGAATGCCTTTGGCAAACTTTCTGAAACGTGCCCAAAACGAGATCGAAACTTTCAATCAGTAG